In Eucalyptus grandis isolate ANBG69807.140 chromosome 4, ASM1654582v1, whole genome shotgun sequence, the following proteins share a genomic window:
- the LOC104441041 gene encoding dof zinc finger protein DOF3.6: MIMQNLPLVLYSSYIVLFHPQARTNPRVPHIDQNSLGPYEKPSSNLLSHAPFTDRSIHTQDHHQTLEIPKSLPMKRPLQQQNQLNQPSEPLKCPRCDSTNTKFCYYNNYNKSQPRHFCKACKRHWTKGGTLRNVPVGGGRKNKRPKPSHPSSAAANSSSAASRRILTANTTTASDAPVQAREKIIRGLQSEVCDQKDLNEMFYQAFLFQPPPRENLCSNSNIFLGSSLSTPESANLHFPLLQSSSPLVRNTCSSTPISSFGFSSTVDGQTREYKPVLEESSTIITTSVMPTSTFTQPWNFGNIGMEVMNNTSHNWVWDDMDKLVSTNLSLPDWDNVETKPQ, encoded by the exons atgattaTGCAAAATTTGCCTTTGGTTCTGTATAGTTCTTATATAGTGCTCTTTCACCCCCAGGCACGCACAAACCCACGAGTCCCACACATCGACCAAAACTCTCTTGGACCATACGAAAAACCCTCCTCAAATCTTCTTTCTCATGCTCCTTTTACAGATAGATCCATCCACACACAG GATCATCACCAAACCCTAGAGATTCCCAAATCTCTTCCAATGAAGAGGCCTCTGCAGCAACAGAACCAGCTTAATCAGCCATCAGAACCATTGAAGTGTCCCAGGTGTGACTCCACAAACACCAAGTTCTGTTACTACAACAACTACAACAAGTCACAGCCCAGGCACTTCTGCAAGGCCTGCAAGAGGCACTGGACGAAAGGCGGGACCCTCCGCAACGTCCCGGTGGGTGGCGGTCGAAAGAACAAGCGCCCGAAACCCTCTCACCCCTCCTCGGCAGCAGCGAATTCCAGTTCTGCCGCCTCGCGCAGAATCTTGACCGCCAACACCACCACCGCCTCTGATGCCCCAGTTCAAGCTCGTGAAAAAATAATTCGAGGTCTTCAAAGTGAAGTTTGTGATCAGAAGGACTTGAATGAAATGTTCTATCAGGCATTCCTTTTTCAACCACCTCCACGCGAGAACTTATGCAGCAACAGTAACATCTTTTTGGGCTCATCACTCTCTACACCTGAAAGTGCAAATCTGCACTTCCCTTTGCTTCAAAGCTCGAGCCCTTTGGTGAGAAACACTTGCTCTTCGACACCAATCTCGTCCTTTGGCTTCTCATCGACTGTGGATGGTCAGACAAGAGAATACAAGCCAGTTCTTGAGGAGAGCTCAACAATCATCACCACCAGTGTCATGCCCACCTCAACATTTACTCAGCCATGGAATTTCGGCAATATTGGCATGGAGGTGATGAACAACACCAGTCATAACTGGGTTTGGGATGATATGGATAAGTTGGTCTCTACCAATCTGAGTTTGCCTGATTGGGACAATGTTGAGACCAAACCACAATGA
- the LOC104441044 gene encoding protein MOR1, which yields MANKISRTSSGSSPAVQDGSSRVGWAELPQDLVRAIMRRVVASEGSWRRRSTVACAGVCRNWRTQVEEVLGVPGGSGMVAFLLSSDPPAKLVSDVVEHAMRDPEGKVMNDVAKAADGLVVSLADQISKMTSSLGSMEALEASQEHVESALLQIFRFENKQLSRAVTEATFELLITKLLLGILDERLSHTWSGMQPQGSLNFLLLKILDNVDRTSSFVVLISLLRPSKQPSLAGNRKFHKLVIQCLMRYTSVIKSIIHSVDLDSVLLSIHEYLQELAMHRLRRRAAIGNSPRQMILTFLQELVKLLGTAIKGHLSRIPRGKDPQTIIFVYINHYLQTLAASRRRLGLPPAEQGKWW from the exons ATGGCGAACAAAATCAGCCGCACGAGCAGTGGCTCGAGCCCGGCGGTCCAGGACGGCTCGAGCAGGGTCGGCTGGGCCGAGCTGCCCCAGGATCTTGTACGAGCCATCATGCGGAGGGTCGTGGCGTCGGAGGGCTCGTGGCGGCGGAGGAGCACGGTGGCTTGCGCGGGAGTTTGCCGGAACTGGAGGACCCAGGTGGAGGAGGTCTTAGGGGTCCCCGGAGGTTCTGGGATGGTGGCCTTCCTATTGTCGTCCGACCCG CCTGCGAAGCTCGTGAGCGACGTGGTGGAGCACGCCATGCGCGATCCGGAAGGCAAGGTGATGAACGATGTCGCCAAGGCTGCAGATGGGCTTGTCGTGTCTTTAGCAGATCAG ATTTCCAAGATGACATCCTCTCTTGGCTCAATGGAAGCTTTAGAAGCATCGCAGGAGCACGTTGAGAGCGCCCTCCTGCAG ATCTTTCGATTTGAAAACAAACAGCTTTCGCGTGCTGTCACGGAGGCCACTTTCGAGCTTCTCATTACCAAGCTTCTTCTTGGGATTTTGGATGAACGGCTCTCGCACACATGGAGTGGGATGCAGCCTCAGGGATCTCTGAACTTCTTGCTGCTTAAGATTCTG GACAATGTCGATCGGACTTCATCATTTGTTGTCCTGATAAGCCTTTTACGCCCATCAAAGCAGCCTTCACTGGCTGGGAACCGCAAATTCCATAAATTGGTCATCCAATGCTTAATGAGATATACTTCG GTTATCAAGAGTATTATACACTCTGTTGATCTTGACAGCGTCCTTCTCAGCATCCATGAGTATCTACAAGAACTGGCAATGCACAGACTCAGGCGAAg AGCTGCCATTGGCAATAGTCCGCGGCAAATGATCCTCACCTTTCTCCAAGAACTCGTGAAGCTTCTGGGTACGGCGATCAAGGGTCACCTCTCGAGGATCCCCAGGGGCAAGGACCCTCAGACTATTATTTTTGTCTACATCAATCATTATCTCCAG ACTCTGGCTGCTTCGAGAAGGAGACTCGGATTGCCTCCTGCCGAGCAGGGGAAGTGGTGGTGA
- the LOC104441042 gene encoding uncharacterized protein LOC104441042, whose protein sequence is MASSLVLAVVFVLDLIAFALAVAAEQRRNTATIAEDASEKYCHYDSDIATGLGVGSLLFLLASQLLIVAVSRCLCCGKALLPSGSRTWAIVLFITSWVFFIIAEACLLAGSVRNAYHTKYTTLISSNPPSCETLRKGVFGTGAAFIIFTGIVSELYYVNYSKANEAVAPYTRDTGVRMGNL, encoded by the exons atggcttcCTCGCTGGTTCTGGCGGTGGTGTTCGTGCTCGATTTGATAGCCTTTGCGCTCGCTGTCGCTGCAGAGCAGCGGAGGAACACC GCGACGATTGCGGAAGATGCTTCAGAGAAGTATTGTCATTATGATTCAGACATTGCGACCGGGTTAGGCGTGGGATCCCTATTGTTCCTTTTGGCTAGTCAGCTTCTGATAGTGGCAGTGAGCAGATGCTTATGCTGTGGAAAAGCTCTGTTGCCAAGTGGTTCTAGGACTTGGGCTATAGTACTCTTCATTACCAGCTG GGTATTCTTTATTATTGCTGAAGCTTGCTTGCTGGCTGGTTCCGTGAGAAATGCTTACCACACCAAATACACTACACTAATTTCCAGTAACCCCCCATCATGCGAGACCTTGCGGAAAGGAGTCTTTGGGACTGGGGCTGCATTTATCATCTTCACGGGCATCGTTTCCGAGCTTTATTATGTTAACTATTCCAAAGCAAATGAAGCTGTTGCACCTTACACCAGAGATACCGGCGTGAGGATGGGGAATCTGTAG